In Deinococcus maricopensis DSM 21211, one genomic interval encodes:
- the acpP gene encoding acyl carrier protein, which produces MDTFDQVKNVIVEKLGVDADKVVPEARFVEDLGADSLETVELIMGLEDTFGISISDEDAEKIRTVQAAVDYISSKQ; this is translated from the coding sequence ATGGATACGTTTGATCAAGTGAAAAATGTGATCGTCGAGAAACTCGGCGTGGACGCGGACAAAGTCGTGCCCGAAGCCCGCTTCGTCGAAGACCTCGGCGCGGACAGCCTCGAAACCGTCGAGCTGATCATGGGCCTCGAAGACACCTTCGGCATCAGCATCAGCGATGAGGACGCCGAAAAGATCCGCACCGTCCAGGCCGCCGTCGACTACATCAGCAGCAAACAGTAA